In the genome of Streptomyces violaceoruber, the window ACGGCGGGGTTCGCATGGCTATATGACCATCACCGTCCGTCGTCCCCCTGAGGGAGATCCCATGCATCTGTCCGCGGAGCTGGTCGGCGGCGGCGTCACGCTCGTCGGCCTCGCCGTTCTGGCCTTCGCCAGCGTTCGCAGCATCTGCCGCCGGGGGTCGTCGGCGGGGGGCTGAGGCGGGGCCCCGGACGAGAGGGACGGTCCTCGGGCGAACCGGGAGCCGCCGCCCTCGGGCGAACCGGGAGCCGCGGCCCTCAGACGAACGGGGAGCCGCGGCCCTCCAGCATCTCGTTGAGCGTGTGCTGGATGGTGTCCTTCACCTCGCCGGCGAGCTTCTCGACCACCAGCGGGTCCTCCGCGGCGTCCTCGGGGAAGCCGTCCGTGTGGATCGGGGCACCGAAGCGGATGGTCCACTTGGTCGGCATCGGGATCAGGCCCAGCGCGCCCAGCAGCGGGAAGGTCGGGGTGATCGGGAAGTACGGCAGCTTCAGCATCCGGGCCAGGGTGGGGGCCGAGCCGATCATCGGGTAGATCTCCTCGGCGCCGACGATCGAGCACGGCACCATGGGGCGCCGCGACCGCAGTGCCACCGCCGCGAAGCCTCCCCGGCCGAAGCGCTGCAGCCGGTAGCGCTCCTCGAAGGGCTTGCCGAGCCCCTTGTAGCCCTCCGGCATCACGCCGACCAGTTCGCCGGAGCCGAGCAACCGCAGCGCGTTCTCGGGGCAGGCGCGTACGTGGCCGGCCTTGCGGGCGAGGTCACGGACGACGGGGAGGTCGAAGGCAAGGTCGGCGGCGAGCAGCCGGAGCCTGCGGTGCGTGCTGTGATGGTCGTGCAGCGCCACCTGGAGCATCAGGGCGTCGAGCGGCAGGGTGCCGGAGTGGTTGGCGACCAGGAGTGCGCCCCCCTCGGCCGGCACGTTCTCCAGTCCCTCCAGGTCGACCCGGAAGTACTTCTCGTACAGCAGGCGCAGGGCGGGGAGCAGGTAGTCGTCGGTCAGCTCCGGGTCGAAGCCGAAGTCGTCGACGGCGCCCTCGTCGGAGGTCAGCCGGGCGAACGCCTCGGCGCCGCCGGCCAGGACCTCGCGCAGCACCTCGGCGGTCAGGGACGCCTCGGCCTCTCCGAAGGGAATGTCTCCGGTCATACGTGCCTCGTCTCGGATCTGTGGAGGGGATCTGTGGATCTCTGGAGGGGGTCTGTGGAGGGGCTCTGTGGGGATCTGTGGGGATCTGTGGGATCTGTGGTTGCCACCCGGTACGGCGGCCCCCCTCGCCCGGGGAGGCCGCCGTACGCGCGTGACGGGCGGGGTCAGTACACGTAGGGGACGAACTTCGCCGTCCGGGACGCGTACTCGTCGAAGGCCTCGCCGTATCGCTCGGCGAGGTACTTGTCGAGCATGGGGATGTTCAGGAAGACGAACATGCAGACCATGATCAGGGGGATGGCGAAGGCCCACGGGGT includes:
- a CDS encoding lysophospholipid acyltransferase family protein; amino-acid sequence: MTGDIPFGEAEASLTAEVLREVLAGGAEAFARLTSDEGAVDDFGFDPELTDDYLLPALRLLYEKYFRVDLEGLENVPAEGGALLVANHSGTLPLDALMLQVALHDHHSTHRRLRLLAADLAFDLPVVRDLARKAGHVRACPENALRLLGSGELVGVMPEGYKGLGKPFEERYRLQRFGRGGFAAVALRSRRPMVPCSIVGAEEIYPMIGSAPTLARMLKLPYFPITPTFPLLGALGLIPMPTKWTIRFGAPIHTDGFPEDAAEDPLVVEKLAGEVKDTIQHTLNEMLEGRGSPFV